A window of Terriglobus sp. RCC_193 contains these coding sequences:
- a CDS encoding HEPN domain-containing protein gives MTRSDFQLLAELRLQEAQLLLSVGSYSGAYYLAGYVVECALKACIAKSTQAYDFPDRKRTNDSYSHDVASLLKTAGLESALKYARQDKPGLGTRWEIAREWNEGSRYRIWQKADAAFLLEAVDNSQEGVLAWLKQHW, from the coding sequence ATGACACGTTCCGATTTTCAGCTACTTGCCGAGTTGCGCCTTCAGGAGGCGCAACTTCTGCTTTCTGTGGGAAGTTATAGTGGCGCTTATTATCTCGCCGGTTATGTTGTGGAATGCGCTTTGAAAGCTTGCATTGCGAAATCAACTCAGGCGTATGATTTTCCTGACAGGAAGCGAACGAACGATTCGTACAGTCACGATGTTGCCTCGCTTTTGAAAACTGCTGGTCTGGAATCGGCGCTTAAGTATGCGAGACAGGACAAGCCGGGACTGGGCACGCGTTGGGAGATTGCGCGGGAGTGGAATGAGGGTAGCCGCTACCGAATCTGGCAAAAGGCCGACGCTGCGTTTCTATTGGAAGCGGTTGATAATTCTCAGGAAGGAGTGCTTGCATGGCTGAAACAACACTGGTAG
- the folK gene encoding 2-amino-4-hydroxy-6-hydroxymethyldihydropteridine diphosphokinase, giving the protein MPLAAIALGSNLGDRKATLTDAVRSLASVGRVVAVSPWIETEPVGYTDQPEFVNGAALIDTELAPVLLLQNLLQIEREHGRDRSHGIEKGPRTLDLDLLLYANTVMETPELTLPHPEMHCRRFVLEPLASIAPEMIHPVLLRTVRQLLQELDAYTA; this is encoded by the coding sequence GTGCCTCTCGCCGCCATCGCATTGGGATCGAACCTGGGTGACCGCAAGGCTACTCTGACGGATGCCGTTCGTTCTTTAGCCTCTGTCGGCCGCGTCGTAGCTGTGTCCCCGTGGATTGAGACGGAGCCTGTGGGCTACACCGATCAGCCCGAGTTTGTGAACGGCGCAGCACTCATCGACACGGAACTGGCGCCCGTGCTTCTGCTGCAAAATCTGCTGCAAATCGAACGAGAACACGGTCGCGACCGTTCGCATGGCATTGAAAAAGGACCCCGCACACTCGACCTAGACCTGCTGCTATATGCGAATACGGTCATGGAGACACCGGAGCTGACCCTGCCCCATCCGGAGATGCATTGCCGCCGTTTCGTACTGGAACCGCTGGCATCCATCGCGCCAGAAATGATTCACCCGGTGCTGCTCCGGACGGTCCGCCAGCTTCTGCAGGAACTGGACGCGTATACTGCCTGA
- the efp gene encoding elongation factor P: MAIPATQMRPGMVIKHNEKLHSVFSVEHRTPGNLRAFIQAKLRNLESGAMFEHRFRSGDAIDRVIVDDVEMEFLYQDGEEYVFMDMSNYEQTSLGRDILGDAVDYMLPNIKVDISFIDGKPVGVELPNVVEMTVVETEPGIKSATASSVTKPAKTETGLVVQVPPFINEGEKIRIDTAEGAYMSRA; the protein is encoded by the coding sequence ATGGCGATTCCCGCCACACAAATGCGCCCCGGCATGGTCATCAAGCACAACGAGAAGCTGCACTCGGTCTTCTCTGTTGAGCACCGCACCCCCGGCAACCTTCGCGCCTTCATCCAGGCAAAGCTGCGCAACCTGGAATCGGGTGCCATGTTTGAGCACCGCTTCCGCTCCGGCGACGCGATCGACCGCGTGATCGTGGACGATGTGGAGATGGAGTTCCTGTACCAGGACGGCGAAGAGTACGTTTTCATGGACATGAGCAACTACGAACAGACGTCGCTGGGTCGTGACATCCTGGGCGATGCTGTGGACTACATGCTGCCAAACATCAAGGTGGACATCAGCTTTATCGACGGCAAGCCGGTGGGTGTGGAACTGCCCAACGTGGTGGAGATGACGGTTGTAGAGACGGAGCCGGGCATCAAGTCCGCAACTGCGTCGTCCGTCACCAAGCCTGCCAAGACCGAAACCGGCCTGGTGGTGCAGGTGCCGCCGTTCATCAACGAAGGCGAGAAGATCCGCATCGACACGGCAGAAGGCGCATACATGAGCCGCGCGTAA
- the lpxC gene encoding UDP-3-O-acyl-N-acetylglucosamine deacetylase, with product MDLGQSPHRECTLQEAVCFNGVGLHSGAPVTMRLVPAAPGSGIVFRRTDLDNFEIPANGRNVAKVSYATSLMRQGVLISTTEHLLSAFIGCGVDNVIVEIDNLEVPILDGSALPYVEAFERVGIQQQRRRREYLRILKPVEVTEKSKDGLKFIGVYPGKGYQIDYSIDFPAPIGTSRFLGDLQTGAYADLIAPARTFGFREDEPMLRNMGLIRGADDTCAIIIGEKKVQNGPLRFPDEFVRHKVLDLIGDLALAGRRIQGRVVAERAGHAMHTALVSTLLKDRSAWELAPEFDEEPTLESSLNAAFATPVHA from the coding sequence CTGGATTTGGGTCAATCGCCACACAGGGAATGCACGTTGCAGGAGGCAGTCTGCTTTAACGGCGTGGGTCTGCACTCTGGCGCACCTGTGACCATGCGGCTGGTACCTGCGGCCCCCGGTTCCGGCATCGTCTTCCGCCGCACCGATCTGGACAATTTTGAAATTCCCGCCAATGGCCGCAACGTAGCCAAGGTGTCGTACGCGACATCGCTCATGCGGCAGGGCGTTCTGATTTCCACCACCGAGCATCTTCTTAGCGCATTCATCGGCTGTGGTGTGGACAACGTCATCGTCGAAATCGACAACCTGGAAGTCCCGATTCTGGATGGTTCGGCCCTGCCCTACGTGGAGGCGTTTGAGCGTGTAGGCATCCAGCAGCAGCGCCGCCGCCGCGAATATCTGCGCATTCTGAAACCCGTTGAAGTCACGGAAAAGAGTAAGGATGGCCTGAAATTTATCGGTGTATATCCCGGCAAGGGCTATCAGATCGACTACTCCATCGACTTCCCTGCACCAATCGGTACATCCCGCTTTCTGGGCGACCTGCAAACCGGTGCTTATGCCGACCTGATTGCTCCGGCCCGCACCTTCGGCTTCCGTGAAGACGAACCTATGCTGCGCAACATGGGCCTGATTCGCGGCGCGGACGACACCTGCGCCATCATCATCGGCGAGAAAAAAGTGCAGAATGGCCCACTCCGTTTCCCCGACGAGTTCGTTCGTCATAAAGTGCTGGACCTGATCGGCGATCTCGCCCTTGCAGGACGCCGCATTCAGGGCCGCGTGGTGGCCGAACGCGCAGGACACGCCATGCACACCGCGCTGGTCAGCACACTGCTGAAGGATCGCTCCGCATGGGAGCTGGCTCCGGAATTCGACGAAGAACCCACCCTGGAATCGTCTCTGAACGCCGCATTCGCCACGCCGGTCCACGCCTGA
- a CDS encoding ArsR/SmtB family transcription factor, with amino-acid sequence MGKKDKTEREETSAQDNAEERSMIAITRALADPTRLSVFRRIANKENSTCMDLRGCLEMNPATLSHHMRQLESAGLIETHRDGKFVRAEVRRKVWKNYLSYLKELA; translated from the coding sequence ATGGGAAAGAAAGACAAGACAGAACGGGAAGAAACATCCGCACAGGACAATGCGGAAGAACGCAGCATGATCGCCATTACGCGTGCGCTTGCCGACCCCACCCGCCTCTCTGTCTTCCGCCGCATTGCGAACAAGGAAAACTCCACCTGCATGGATCTGCGCGGATGCCTGGAGATGAATCCTGCAACGCTATCCCATCACATGCGCCAACTGGAATCCGCCGGCCTGATTGAGACACATCGCGATGGCAAGTTTGTCCGCGCGGAAGTACGGCGCAAGGTGTGGAAGAACTACCTTTCCTACCTGAAAGAACTTGCCTGA
- a CDS encoding TIGR03435 family protein, which translates to MIRAAFMVAFSVLCCSAFAQSIKPTPPGGEPLQWMAVSIHQMDPAHENNASANDQPNGISERGAPLASLISQAYNFGIMPMRDDEIMGLPSWAKSARYDVDARVAPEDVPAFKKLSGMSTSDTITAFSTRTYTGEMLMEQALLTERFHLKMHWEKGERNVYMLTAAKGGARLKPTASDPNHGSISFSSGRITSKAVPVVFFASILEMPADRKIVDKTGLTGSYDMDLHFSSSNLSANTGDANNNDPDFFTALQEQLGLKLQPAKMEIPILVVDHIDPPTDN; encoded by the coding sequence ATGATTCGTGCTGCGTTCATGGTCGCGTTCTCAGTTTTGTGTTGTTCGGCGTTCGCGCAATCGATAAAACCGACGCCGCCCGGCGGTGAACCGCTGCAATGGATGGCGGTTTCCATTCACCAGATGGATCCCGCGCATGAGAACAATGCGTCTGCTAACGATCAGCCGAACGGTATCTCCGAACGCGGTGCGCCGCTGGCTTCGCTGATCTCGCAGGCCTATAACTTCGGCATCATGCCCATGCGCGACGACGAGATTATGGGGCTGCCGAGTTGGGCGAAGTCCGCACGATACGACGTGGACGCACGTGTCGCCCCGGAAGATGTGCCTGCCTTCAAAAAACTCTCGGGGATGTCCACCTCCGATACCATTACCGCGTTCTCAACCCGCACTTACACCGGCGAGATGCTGATGGAGCAGGCGCTGTTGACCGAACGCTTTCATTTGAAGATGCATTGGGAGAAGGGCGAGCGCAACGTTTACATGCTGACCGCAGCCAAGGGCGGCGCTCGTTTGAAGCCAACCGCGTCTGATCCGAATCATGGCAGCATCTCCTTTTCGTCTGGACGCATTACCAGCAAGGCGGTGCCGGTGGTGTTCTTCGCATCCATCCTTGAGATGCCGGCAGACCGCAAGATTGTGGATAAGACAGGGTTGACCGGATCGTATGACATGGACCTGCACTTCTCCTCGTCGAACCTGAGTGCTAACACCGGCGACGCCAACAACAACGATCCGGATTTCTTCACCGCATTGCAGGAACAGCTTGGACTGAAGCTGCAGCCAGCGAAGATGGAGATTCCGATTCTTGTGGTGGATCACATCGATCCGCCTACGGATAACTAG
- a CDS encoding SDR family NAD(P)-dependent oxidoreductase, which yields MGKLSGKVALVTGASKGIGAAIAEDLAANGASVVVNYASSKAGADVVVERITKAGGKAIAVGANVAKPEEISKLIDETVKAYGKIDVLVNNAGIFDFAPLEAITPEHFHSQFNTNVLGLLLTTQAAVPHFPAEGGSVINISSVVATLAPAHGSVYSATKGAVDTITLSLSKELGPKKIRVNSVSPGMVVTEGAISKGFIGSPFEAKAVEETPLGRVGQPDDIATATTFFATDDARWVTGQIIKVSGGAR from the coding sequence ATGGGTAAGCTCAGCGGGAAAGTTGCATTGGTAACCGGCGCATCCAAAGGGATTGGCGCGGCCATTGCAGAGGATCTGGCGGCAAATGGTGCGTCCGTCGTGGTGAATTATGCTTCGTCGAAGGCTGGCGCGGACGTTGTGGTGGAACGCATCACCAAGGCTGGCGGCAAGGCGATTGCCGTAGGCGCGAACGTAGCCAAGCCGGAAGAGATCAGTAAGCTGATCGACGAAACGGTCAAGGCGTACGGCAAGATCGATGTGCTGGTAAACAATGCCGGTATCTTCGACTTTGCTCCGCTGGAAGCCATCACGCCGGAACACTTTCACAGCCAGTTCAATACCAACGTACTGGGCCTCCTGCTAACCACGCAGGCCGCGGTGCCGCACTTCCCTGCGGAGGGCGGATCGGTGATCAACATTAGCTCAGTGGTGGCTACACTGGCCCCGGCACACGGCTCTGTTTACAGCGCTACCAAAGGCGCGGTAGACACCATCACGCTGTCGCTCTCGAAGGAACTGGGACCGAAGAAGATTCGCGTGAACAGCGTGAGCCCCGGCATGGTGGTGACCGAAGGCGCCATCAGCAAAGGCTTCATCGGCAGCCCGTTTGAAGCAAAAGCAGTGGAAGAGACGCCGCTGGGCCGCGTGGGACAGCCGGATGACATCGCCACAGCCACCACCTTCTTCGCTACAGACGATGCGCGCTGGGTAACCGGCCAGATCATCAAGGTCTCCGGCGGCGCACGCTGA
- a CDS encoding M20 family metallopeptidase, which translates to MSSDLHLLQTALTKTSDRWLSRLRALVECESPTEDAAAVNRAMDMAIAWAEELGGRVMRHPQTGYGDVVELWFGDQANGRKPLMLLGHLDTVWPLGTLAGMPWRQEADAQGRMRLWGPGVLDMKAGVVMALAAVEAVQQNGGLSQPVVLLLNPDEETGSEVSRPHTERIARECEAVFVLEPAQGLPGTTEDAAYKTARKGVGHYRLDVAGVASHSGVDFTRGRSAVLELARLLLKVEKFTDLETGLTVNPGVIGGGTRSNVIAAHAWAEVDVRIARAADAERVDRLFHGLTVGDPACSLQVSGGINRPPMERGEGTVRLFEQARALAASLGMELKEASTGGGSDGNFTAGIGVPTLDGMGAVGEGAHAAHESLLLDHLLLLPRTLLLAAMIASGK; encoded by the coding sequence ATGTCCTCTGACCTGCATCTGCTGCAAACCGCCCTGACCAAGACAAGCGACCGATGGCTCTCCCGTTTGCGCGCACTGGTGGAGTGCGAGTCGCCTACGGAAGATGCGGCGGCGGTGAACCGCGCCATGGACATGGCGATTGCCTGGGCGGAGGAGCTTGGCGGACGCGTGATGCGGCATCCGCAGACGGGCTATGGTGACGTTGTTGAGCTATGGTTCGGAGACCAGGCGAACGGACGTAAACCACTGATGTTATTAGGACATCTGGATACTGTTTGGCCCCTGGGCACGCTGGCTGGGATGCCCTGGCGGCAGGAGGCAGATGCACAGGGACGTATGCGGCTGTGGGGACCGGGTGTCCTGGACATGAAAGCCGGGGTCGTGATGGCGCTGGCCGCAGTGGAGGCTGTGCAGCAAAATGGTGGCCTTTCGCAGCCTGTCGTTCTGCTTCTGAACCCTGATGAAGAAACCGGCTCAGAGGTTTCGCGGCCCCATACGGAACGGATTGCGCGGGAGTGTGAGGCGGTTTTTGTGCTGGAACCAGCGCAGGGCTTACCCGGCACCACGGAGGATGCCGCGTACAAAACGGCGCGAAAGGGCGTCGGGCATTACCGGCTGGATGTGGCGGGTGTGGCCTCGCATTCGGGAGTGGACTTTACGCGCGGACGTTCGGCGGTGCTGGAATTGGCGCGTTTGCTGTTGAAGGTGGAGAAGTTCACGGACCTGGAGACTGGGCTGACGGTCAATCCGGGAGTAATTGGCGGTGGAACGCGGTCGAATGTGATCGCCGCGCATGCCTGGGCTGAGGTGGATGTCCGCATTGCTCGTGCGGCCGATGCAGAACGTGTCGATCGCCTCTTTCATGGGCTTACTGTCGGTGATCCTGCCTGTTCGTTGCAGGTGAGCGGAGGCATCAATCGTCCGCCGATGGAGCGCGGCGAGGGGACAGTGCGTTTGTTTGAACAGGCACGGGCACTGGCGGCATCGCTGGGTATGGAATTGAAAGAAGCCTCTACGGGTGGCGGATCCGATGGCAATTTCACTGCGGGTATTGGTGTGCCAACACTGGACGGCATGGGCGCGGTGGGCGAAGGCGCACATGCTGCGCATGAATCGCTGCTGCTGGATCATTTGTTGCTGTTGCCGCGCACGCTGTTGCTGGCTGCAATGATCGCTTCCGGGAAATAG
- the tgt gene encoding tRNA guanosine(34) transglycosylase Tgt: MSLRFEIHRTENSMRRATLHLPHGSVETPVFMPVGTAASVKAVPQDILETLGDDGRGAEIILANTYHLYLRPGHELIRRAGGVHKFMSWNRPMLTDSGGFQVFSLAALRKITAEGVEFRSHLDGSKHFFSPEHSIDVQIALGADIIMAFDECTEHPATYERTRDSMALTHAWAQRSLDHFHTHCQDVPWFPELGQRQNLYGIVQGGMYKDLRTESANRLLEMRAANGEGFDGYAIGGLAVGEPREVTREIIAHTLELLPKDKPRYVMGVGYPDEIVEYAQMGVDQMDCVLPTRAARHALLFTSEGRLNIRGKKFSEDHGPADPECHCPVCRRYSRAYLRHLFHTGEPLAATLASVHNLSFYLDTMRKLRGERIAG; this comes from the coding sequence ATGTCTCTTCGTTTTGAAATCCACCGCACGGAAAACTCCATGCGCCGCGCCACGCTGCACCTGCCTCACGGCAGCGTGGAAACCCCCGTCTTCATGCCCGTGGGCACAGCCGCATCGGTAAAGGCCGTACCGCAGGACATACTGGAAACGCTGGGTGACGATGGCCGCGGTGCCGAAATCATTCTGGCAAACACCTATCACCTGTACCTGCGCCCTGGTCACGAACTGATTCGTCGCGCGGGCGGCGTCCACAAGTTCATGAGCTGGAATCGGCCCATGCTGACGGACAGCGGCGGATTCCAGGTCTTCTCACTCGCCGCATTGCGCAAGATCACCGCCGAGGGCGTGGAGTTCCGCTCACACCTGGATGGTTCCAAACATTTCTTCTCGCCGGAACATTCCATCGACGTGCAGATCGCGCTGGGCGCGGACATCATCATGGCATTCGATGAATGTACGGAACATCCAGCCACCTACGAACGCACACGCGACAGCATGGCTCTGACACACGCATGGGCACAGCGCTCACTGGATCACTTCCATACGCACTGCCAGGACGTACCGTGGTTCCCCGAACTGGGCCAGCGCCAGAATCTGTACGGCATTGTCCAGGGCGGCATGTACAAAGACCTGCGCACGGAAAGTGCAAACCGTTTGCTGGAGATGCGCGCTGCGAACGGCGAAGGCTTCGACGGCTACGCGATTGGCGGTCTCGCCGTGGGCGAGCCGCGCGAAGTCACACGCGAAATCATTGCGCACACACTGGAACTGCTGCCAAAGGACAAACCGCGTTACGTGATGGGCGTGGGCTATCCGGATGAAATTGTGGAATACGCGCAGATGGGCGTGGATCAGATGGACTGCGTGCTACCCACACGCGCCGCGCGGCACGCCCTGCTGTTCACCAGCGAGGGGCGTCTAAACATACGTGGCAAGAAATTCAGTGAAGATCATGGCCCTGCAGATCCAGAGTGCCACTGCCCGGTCTGCCGCCGCTATTCGCGTGCTTACCTTCGCCACCTGTTTCACACGGGCGAGCCGCTGGCCGCAACGCTGGCTTCCGTACATAACCTGTCGTTTTATTTAGACACGATGAGAAAACTTCGCGGGGAACGGATTGCCGGGTAA